The Phaeodactylum tricornutum CCAP 1055/1 chromosome 6, whole genome shotgun sequence region TTACCAACATACGACCCAGTCCACGGCCTTGGTGGGACAATTCGATTGCCAAGCAACCCCATTCACCAGTGTAGTCGCTATTTTGTCTCCTGTCATCGGTGCAAGCATGATCCACGACAAACGCCCTCACGCAACCTAAAATTGTCTTGAGCTTAGTACAGCTGTGGTCGTTGTTGGTACTACTTGTTTGGCTTTCAAGCAAGATGATCATTTGCTGTGCTTGTATCATGTCACGGACTTCTGATTCTTTGGCTCGTACCAGGGGAAACTTTGGTGAATCATCAAGAATTCCCTGTTCGCCTACTTTGTAGGCTTGATTGAGAATGGTGGCAATGAGCGGAATATCATCCTCAACTCTGGCTAATCTGGTGGTGAAGTATTTCGATCCATCTGTTGCAGTCGTCAAGGGCGTCCTTGTGTCCGAGTCAATGTCACCCACTGTGCAGGTGTTACTTTCGACGTCTTTAACTTGCAATTCTTGCATATTCATGGCAGTTAAGATGTTGTAGAGTTATAGATCCAGAACTCGTCAGCGGTTTGAATAGCACCTGTCTCTGAGAATAAAGGCAGGAAACTGTATGTTAGATGAGATTGTGAATGGCGAGGAAAAGGTATGACACACTCTT contains the following coding sequences:
- a CDS encoding predicted protein, which encodes MNMQELQVKDVESNTCTVGDIDSDTRTPLTTATDGSKYFTTRLARVEDDIPLIATILNQAYKVGEQGILDDSPKFPLVRAKESEVRDMIQAQQMIILLESQTSSTNNDHSCTKLKTILGCVRAFVVDHACTDDRRQNSDYTGEWGCLAIELSHQGRGLGRMLVNAAEQHLHEQSCRFLRIDLLAPSSGDHAHKERLRTWYTKRLGYNLSVPGDYAASTKKLSARSLLAGRFLLANDTDYTCYRKRISIDCEVKNGPIHDRHSA